The Coregonus clupeaformis isolate EN_2021a chromosome 20, ASM2061545v1, whole genome shotgun sequence genome contains a region encoding:
- the LOC121533388 gene encoding replication factor C subunit 4 isoform X1 gives MQAFLKGTSTQGIRPLKEKGTSGEKKQKSVPWVEKYRPKCMEEVAFQEEVVAVLKKTIEGADLPNLLFYGPPGTGKTSTILAAARELYGPELYRQRVLELNASDERGIQVVREKVKRFAQLTVAGHRTDGKQCPPFKIIILDEADSMTNAAQAALRRTMEKESRTTRFCLICNYVSRIIEPLTSRCSKFRFKPLANQVQEERLLEICDKENLKYSKEGIAALVKVSEGDLRKAITFLQSAARLNTDNEITESAVIEIAGVVPPKMIDNLLKICYKGTFEKLEIAVRNMVDEGYAATQIINQLHEAIIEEELNDKQKSAITEKMAVVDKCLVDGADEYLQMLSLCSVIMQQATLSN, from the exons ATGCAGGCGTTTTTGAAAGGAACATCAACTCAAGGCATCAGACCTCTGAAAGAGAAAGGTACCAGTGGAGAGAAGAAGCAGAAGTCTGTCCCCTGGGTAGAGAAATA TAGACCAAAATGTATGGAAGAGGTGGCATTTCAagaggaggtggttgctgtgCTGAAGAAGACTATAGAGGGTGCTGAT CTCCCCAATCTGCTGTTCTATGGACCACCTGGAACAGGAAAGACCTCCACCATCCTGGCTGCAGCCAGGGAACTGTATGG GCCAGAGCTGTACCGACAGAGAGTGCTGGAGCTGAACGCCTCTGATGAGAGAGGGATTCAGGTGGTGAGAGAGAAAGTCAAGAGATTTGCCCAGCTGACTGTAGCAGGCCACCGCACTGA TGGGAAACAATGCCCACCCTTTAAGATCATCATCCTGGATGAGGCTGACTCAATGACCAATGCTGCTCAGGCTGCTCTCAGACGCACCATGGAGAAGGAGTCCCGGACCACCCGCTTCTGTCTCATCTGCAACTACGTCAGCAG GATTATTGAGCCCTTGACATCCAGATGCTCCAAATTCCGCTTCAAACCTCTAGCCAATCAGGTCCAAGAAGAGCGCCTGCTGGAAATCTGTGACAAGGAGAATCTCAAGTACTCAAAGGAG GGAATTGCAGCGTTGGTGAAGGTTTCAGAAGGGGATCTTAGAAAAGCCATAACCTTTCTTCAAAGTGCTGCACGGCTGAACACAGATAATGAGATCACAGAGAGTGCGGTCATAGAGATAGCAGGG GTTGTTCCTCCCAAGATGATCGACAATTTGCTCAAAATCTGTTACAAGGGCACATTTGAAAAACTAGAGATTGCTGTTCGG AACATGGTAGATGAGGGCTATGCTGCCACACAGATCATCAACCAGCTACACGAAGCCATCATAGAGGAAGAGTTGAATGACAAGCAGAAGTCTGCCATCACGGAAAAGATGGCA GTGGTTGACAAGTGTTTAGTGGATGGTGCAGATGAGTACCTGCAGATGCTGAGTCTGTGTTCTGTGATCATGCAGCAAGCCACCCTGAGTAACTGA
- the LOC121533388 gene encoding replication factor C subunit 4 isoform X2: protein MQAFLKGTSTQGIRPLKEKGTSGEKKQKSVPWVEKYRPKCMEEVAFQEEVVAVLKKTIEGADLPNLLFYGPPGTGKTSTILAAARELYGPELYRQRVLELNASDERGIQVVREKVKRFAQLTVAGHRTDGKQCPPFKIIILDEADSMTNAAQAALRRTMEKESRTTRFCLICNYVSRIIEPLTSRCSKFRFKPLANQVQEERLLEICDKENLKYSKEGIAALVKVSEGDLRKAITFLQSAARLNTDNEITESAVIEIAGVVPPKMIDNLLKICYKGTFEKLEIAVRNMVDEGYAATQIINQLHEAIIEEELNDKQKSAITEKMAVGG, encoded by the exons ATGCAGGCGTTTTTGAAAGGAACATCAACTCAAGGCATCAGACCTCTGAAAGAGAAAGGTACCAGTGGAGAGAAGAAGCAGAAGTCTGTCCCCTGGGTAGAGAAATA TAGACCAAAATGTATGGAAGAGGTGGCATTTCAagaggaggtggttgctgtgCTGAAGAAGACTATAGAGGGTGCTGAT CTCCCCAATCTGCTGTTCTATGGACCACCTGGAACAGGAAAGACCTCCACCATCCTGGCTGCAGCCAGGGAACTGTATGG GCCAGAGCTGTACCGACAGAGAGTGCTGGAGCTGAACGCCTCTGATGAGAGAGGGATTCAGGTGGTGAGAGAGAAAGTCAAGAGATTTGCCCAGCTGACTGTAGCAGGCCACCGCACTGA TGGGAAACAATGCCCACCCTTTAAGATCATCATCCTGGATGAGGCTGACTCAATGACCAATGCTGCTCAGGCTGCTCTCAGACGCACCATGGAGAAGGAGTCCCGGACCACCCGCTTCTGTCTCATCTGCAACTACGTCAGCAG GATTATTGAGCCCTTGACATCCAGATGCTCCAAATTCCGCTTCAAACCTCTAGCCAATCAGGTCCAAGAAGAGCGCCTGCTGGAAATCTGTGACAAGGAGAATCTCAAGTACTCAAAGGAG GGAATTGCAGCGTTGGTGAAGGTTTCAGAAGGGGATCTTAGAAAAGCCATAACCTTTCTTCAAAGTGCTGCACGGCTGAACACAGATAATGAGATCACAGAGAGTGCGGTCATAGAGATAGCAGGG GTTGTTCCTCCCAAGATGATCGACAATTTGCTCAAAATCTGTTACAAGGGCACATTTGAAAAACTAGAGATTGCTGTTCGG AACATGGTAGATGAGGGCTATGCTGCCACACAGATCATCAACCAGCTACACGAAGCCATCATAGAGGAAGAGTTGAATGACAAGCAGAAGTCTGCCATCACGGAAAAGATGGCAGTAG GTGGTTGA
- the LOC121533390 gene encoding putative nuclease HARBI1 produces the protein MVILRLATNLDYLSIGDLLGTSSTTVIKCVRDICNIIVTVLKPLFIHQPSEQELEEIAAAFNTQWGFPHCVGVIDSLHVSVKSQSQTSDGWNSKGWPSTVLQGVVNGHGQFWDVRVGFPGSTDDATILQGSELWMLAREGGLSPKTLHKLMGQPLGYVLLGDAAFPLQSWLLKCYPESPQLTPQQHTFNTQLSHARTPIEGTFRRLKARWQCLKRNNSNAALIPVMTQACCILHNMCEMNNDPFMEKWLEETSQSLSQPCDLAPACLDDSNGEAVRSLLCDYLHQLPESQKQGSTHTDRADSRPVTLSECAEAVNILTTLD, from the coding sequence ATGGTTATATTACGGTTGGCCACCAACTTGGACTATCTCTCTATCGGTGACCTACTTGGCACGAGCAGCACCACAGTAATCAAATGTGTACGAGACATATGCAATATCATTGTGACAGTGCTGAAGCCACTCTTCATTCATCAGCCAAGTGAACAGGAGCTGGAGGAAATTGCTGCTGCGTTCAACACACAGTGGGGTTTCCCTCATTGTGTGGGTGTCATTGATTCCCTTCACGTTTCTGTGAAATCTCAAAGCCAAACCAGTGATGGCTGGAACAGCAAAGGATGGCCCTCCACGGTGTTGCAGGGAGTTGTGAATGGACATGGTCAATTCTGGGACGTCCGTGTAGGCTTTCCAGGCAGCACTGATGATGCAACCATACTGCAGGGCTCTGAACTATGGATGTTGGCGAGAGAAGGGGGACTGTCACCAAAGACACTTCACAAACTCATGGGCCAACCTCTTGGCTATGTGCTGTTGGGTGATGCAGCCTTCCCTTTGCAGAGCTGGCTGCTCAAATGTTATCCAGAGTCACCTCAACTAACACCTCAGCAACATACATTTAATACTCAGCTGAGCCATGCACGGACCCCTATTGAGGGTACCTTTCGTCGCCTGAAAGCCCGCTGGCAGTGCTTAAAGCGCAACAACAGCAATGCTGCCCTGATCCCTGTGATGACTCAGGCATGCTGCATTCTACATAATATGTGCGAGATGAATAATGATCCCTTTATGGAGAAGTGGCTTGAAGAGACGAGCCAAAGCCTTTCCCAGCCGTGCGACCTAGCTCCTGCATGTCTGGATGACTCCAATGGCGAGGCGGTGAGGTCTTTACTATGTGACTACCTCCATCAGCTACCAGAATCGCAGAAGCAGGGCAGTACACATACAGACCGGGCAGACTCTCGCCCTGTCACACTCTCGGAGTGTGCTGAAGCAGTCAACATATTAACTACACTAGACTGA